Proteins from one Rosa chinensis cultivar Old Blush chromosome 7, RchiOBHm-V2, whole genome shotgun sequence genomic window:
- the LOC121050692 gene encoding uncharacterized protein LOC121050692 translates to MWIKARQDKNGGFKDPLVEEKAKKIAALKKKEVEGELSTSGADDVLTLALGNPENTGVVRGVGGSVRKSTYFNLPKRRKQSVQQTVRLSVQKIMEQEREKILAEERVIWEERFRRLEEKVGASALQTESPKVSTLDKQVGSGQGSCSNLQEKATVGTEKLTSATVKKSLDLEHLQEPSKESLELKLPL, encoded by the exons ATGTGGATTAAGGCACGTCAGGACAAGAATGGTGGGTTTAAAGATCCTTTGGTAGAGGAGAAGGCCAAAAAAATT GCTGCTTTGAAGAAAAAGGAGGTTGAGGGAGAGTTAAGCACTTCGGGTGCAGATGATGTGTTAACCTTAGCATTAGGAAATCCTGAAAATACTGGAGTAGTAAGAGGAGTGGGAGGTAGTGTGAGGAAATCTACATATTTTAACCTCCCAAAACGTCGAAAGCAAAGTGTTCAACAGACTGTTAGGTTAAGTGTTCAGAAGATAATGGAACAAGAGAGGGAGAAGATATTAGCAGAAGAACGAGTAATTTGGGAGGAGAGATTTAGGAGGTTAGAAGAGAAGGTTGGTGCAAGTGCTTTGCAAACTGAGTCCCCCAAAGTTTCCACCCTTGACAAGCAAGTGGGTTCTGGACAAGGAAGTTGTTCAAATTTGCAAGAGAAGGCTACTGTGGGAACTGAAAAACTGACTTCTGCCACTGTTAAGAAGTCTTTGGATTTAGAACATCTTCAGGAGCCATCAAAAGAATCTTTGGAATTAAAACTTCCTCTTTAG